The following DNA comes from Rosa rugosa chromosome 5, drRosRugo1.1, whole genome shotgun sequence.
TGGTCTTTCAATGTTGGTTTGTTAAGTTTCCGTAACAACTGATTTCAACTAAGCCAAGCCCTTGGTATGCATACAATTATTGAATTAGCTACCTGAGTTCCCCTTGTACTGCAATCCTGGGCATAAATGCATTGTACCCACTTTTCCTGTCACGAGCCATTCTTCTCTCTTACATCTTTAATAATCTTGTTCCTACCTTTAGCAGTCTTTTCCTAAGctattattttggttttcaagAATCAATAGGCTGAAGAAGTTCATTAGTCAAATGTCATTTAACTAAAAAGAGCCGGGGCAGTAGAGGCATTTGTGGGTTTTGACTATGAAATAGTTATAGCCTATGtagtttttcacttttttgttCTTGGTACAAAGATAATGTATATTAATGTTTTGAATTTCCAATATTGCCCATCTTGCATAATAATTATTTGAACGATCCATTGAATCCGACAGGAAAAGATCCTATGCAGAGTATGCTTTGAAGAACAGATCAATATAGTCCTCCTTCCATGCAGGCATCATGTGCTTTGCAGGTAAGTTCATCTACCCTTGCATTGTCATATTCTTTGACCATGCCAAAGTATTCTCAAGTAGGACTTATGGAGAACTGATTGTAGAGCCGTCGCTAATCTTAATTCTAACTGCATTTCAGCTCTTGCTGTGAGAAGTGTAAAAAGTGCCCCATATGCCGGGTCTGTATTGAACAGAGACTGCCGATATATCATGTATAATTTCAAACAAGTAAAGCAGGAAGAGCAGCAGCTCCAGAACTCCCAAGTTGTTGGTTGTGAATTTTGGTTGAATCCAGCAATCGGAATCTGGCAAGTCTGCCTCCTTTTGTTCATGCTAGTGTGTTGTAGTTTCCTACGGAAGAAGAACTGTAAATTCTATAGCCTTGTAGTCACCGACAACAGCGGTTCTGTCATTTGAAGTTTTTCTTGTTCATGACACTGGTATATAGCCGTACAGTTACCCACCAGTCAACCACTGTCTTAAGTCAGGAAATTGGATTGGACTCTTTGAAATTTCAAAAGTTTtgatctagctttcttcatttCATCTTTGTCTTTTGCTGTATATAAAGGCCGTACTCTTGTTTTCAATAGAAAACTTCTTTGTTACAAGTTGAAGCCTTCGAAAAGTTTGGTGATCACAAGTGAAGGAAATTTGCAACTTAAAAACGTATTTAAGATCGATTGGCTGGATAAAGTACGTACTGTATGCAGATTGCTTATTATACGCTACAACAATAATCCATgcaaattttggtaattaagtTGGGGTTTGAAGCTTGTGCAGAACATAAGAATGATAACATTTCTGCCATGAATCTATAAGCTTAAagcttgaggaagaagaagatgaactcACCGAGAGAAAAGAGAGCTTCAGACAAAAATATCTGAGAGTTTTTCCAATTAATGAAGTAGACCTAATTATTACAATGCAAGAGctatttatagtagtagagaaaTAAAAACGAAATAAAGAGAGCTAGCTATTACAGCCTGTAAGTACACATCAGCACATCACCAACAGGTCACCACTACATGTATTACAGCTGGACAGCATCTTATTGGCTAACTGATTCACGTTGACGTTTACGTTGACTTGCTTTGCTAACACCTCCCCTCAATCTCAGCGGGAGATAACACACCGAGATTGGTACAATGCTGCTTAAACGCAGGACTATGAAGACCTTTGGTGAAAACATCTGCAGTTTGGCTCTCTGTGGGTACATATTGGAGGAGAAGATCTTGCCTTTGAACTCTCTCTCGGACAAAATGAAAATCATTATCAAGGTGTTTAATCCTTGAGTGGAAGACTGGATTTGAGCATAGAGCAAGAGCAGAATGGTTGTCGCATTTCAACAAAGGTGGAGCAGGAATCCTGATTTGCAGATCACATAGAATGTGTCTCATCCATGAAATCTCTGCAGCAGTATTAGCAAGAGCTCTGTACTCAGCCTCAGTTGAGCTTCTAGAGACAGATCCTTGTTTCTTGGATTGCCATGAGACAGGACAATGTCCAAGATAAACAATAAAGCCTGTAGTACGTTGATCTTCTCTGATTAATGTCCCCAGCCCAATCGGCATCACAAAAGGCATTGACATAAGCAACACTATTACCATACTTGTAAAACAGCCCTTTAGACAAGGTGCCTTGCAAATATCTCAAGATTCTCTTAACAGAAGCATAATGCACATCAGTTGGAGAAGACATGAATTGACACACAGTGTTTACAGCATAAGCTATGTCTGGCCTGGTAAATGTCAAGTATTGTAATGCACCAACAATGCTCCTGTAGAGAGTAGGGTTTGACAGAGGTGTACCTTCATTTTTGAAAAGCTGCAGATGAGGCAAACATGGAGTGTTACATTCTCTGCAAGTTTCTAAATCGATCAGCTTTGGCTATCAAATCCTTTGCATATTTCTCTTGTGACAAGAAGATACCCTTGTCATTGTACTGAATATTGATTCCCAGAAAATAAGACAAAGGCCCAAGATCTTTCATGTCAAACACATCATTGAGCTCAGATACAACAGTTGATACACCATTTTTGTCAGAACCAGTAAtaacaatgtcatcaacatagagTAACAATGCAATTATTCCATTACTCGTGATCTTAACAAATAAGCTCGGATCAGAATGAGAAAACTTAAATCCCAAGGCAGGAAGAAAACTAGTGAATTTCTCATTCCAAGCTCTTGGTGCctgcttcaaaccatatagAGATTTCTTGAGCAAACACACATGGTTCGGATGAACTGGATCAACAAAACCCTGAGGCTGATGCATGTATACTTCTTCTTTAAGATCACCATGCAGAAaggcattcttaacatcaagtTTCCTTAATTCCCAGTTATACATTGCAGCTAGAGAAATAATAATTCTTACTGTACTATGCCTTACAACTGGACTAAAGGTTTCATCATAGTCCAGACCCTTTTCTTAACTGTATCCCTGAGCAACCAATCTTGCTTTATATCGTGAAACACTTCCATCAGGATTTTTCTAGATTTTATACACCCATTTACTCCCAACAATATTTTTACCTTCTGGGAATGGAACCAGTTGCCATGTACCTTGTTTATTCAGTGCatccatctcttcattcataGCAATATTCCATTCAGGCCTGCCAACAGCAGCTTTAAAGCTTTTTGGCTCAACAGGATTATGAATGTCCATAACAGCACTGAGGCCACTAAAGTAAGACAATTCATCAAGTAAATTGTGTTGAACAACATAGGAATAAGCACAAAACTCATCAAACGATTTCCTCTTGACTATTCCATTCTTGGCCCTAGTCATCATGGAATGATTGTTGTATGCAAGTGCAGGATCAACAATAAACTGCAACTCTTGAGAAAACACTTGACCACTATCTTGTACAGCATCATTTTCAACAGACTGAGATGAATCACTAAAAATACCCTCTTCAGAGCTATCATTTCTATTCCCATCACTGGTACCACTGTCATTGTCATTCATATCACCTCCATTGTCAACCTCAATATCACtacgagaagaagaagaagaagaaccagtATCAACCCCCTCATCAGCCAAGGCTGGGATACCAGCAGAAGGCTGAGAGACAAATGGAAGAACAACTTGGAGCTGATCAGAAGAGAGGACAGGCATCATATGTGGGGAAAGATGGGAAGGACGAACAGGGACAGAGGACACAGGAAAAGAACAAGAGGAAGAATGGGATGGTGAAGCAGGATCAGGAGAAGAAAGTACACTAGAAGAGTGGAATGGAAACACTGACTCATCATGAATAACATGTCTACACATCCAAAGCTTGTTTTTCTCAATGCTGTAGCAGAAAACACCCTTGTATCCCAAGGCATATCCCAAAAATACACATCTAGTTGTCCGAGAATCAAGCTTGTCATTGCAGTAAGGTCTAAGAAAAGGATAACATGCAGAACCAAAAATCCTGAGATGACCAAGATCAGGTGCAGAACCAAAGAGTTGGATATATGGAGAGGACATATGCAAAGAGACACAGGGCATTCTATTAATGAGAAATGCAGAATGAGCAACAGCATGAAACCAGAATTGTTTAGGCAGGTGAGCTGCAGACATAAGAGTAATACAAGTCTCAACAATGTGtctattctttctttctgctaccccattttgttgggggGTATGAGGACAAGTGATAAAGTGTACAATGCCTTTATGATCAAGAAAATTCTTAAAGGCTTTATTGTTATATTCACCCCCACCATCAGTTTGCAGAGAAATAATATTGTACTTGAACTGAGTAAACACAAAACTGTAAAACTTGACAAATGTGGCAAAAGTATCAGATTTATTGATTAGTGGATAAATCCACACAAATCTGGTACAATCATCTATGAAGGTTACATAGTATTTGAAACCCTCAATGGACAAACAAGGAGCAGGACCCCAAAGATCTGAGTGTACCTTTTGAAAAGGAGTAACTGACTTTGAGATAGATTCAGTGAAAGGTAATCTATGCATTTTGCCACTAAGACAATGAGAACACATATGAGAAGTTCTGTCATTATTAAACTTGACTTGAGACAAAGACAACATTTTAGACACTACATCTGAAGAAGGATGCCCAAGCCTGTGATGCCAAAGAGAACATTTGACAGCAGCTCCAACAAAAGCAGTATGAACAGATTGAGATGGTGGTGTGAGCTTTGGTgttttgaaaaggaaaagacCTTCCCCATTACTCTTTCCTCTGTAAAGGAGAGCTTTTGATGCCTTGTCCTGCACACAGATATCAATATCATCCATGGTAATGAAGCAATGATTATCCTTGCATAGCTTATTAAAAGAAAGCAGATTAACTGCTAAACTAGGAACATGAAGCACAGTGTTGAGCTGAAAAGTATGCTTTGCAGGTGTAATTTGGCCAGAGCCAATATGCTTAACATGCAGACCTTCTCATCCATTACCAATTGTAATGGTGTTGTTGGAGGCAAAAGGATGAGCAATAGAAAGGTTTCTCAAGTCAGATGTCATGTGATGAGTTGCACCAGTATCACCAAtcctgtcacgcccctgatttttaacacaaataaaaatcgatatataaccccataattatacatgcgtgaacgttcagtcatcaatacaaaatacctggaaactttttccttttcaaactacatacacattgatgccctgaacacacaatgtcaatattgacccgaccacagagtcatatattacataagcttacgaattaaattgccaacaCAATATAAAACGTAactgctcctcagagtttactacacaaCGAAAGTCATAAAAAATGGTTGGGCCAACCAAATatgcttcctacctgttctgctgccaacaagccacctcagcttcagccacgatcaccctgacctgcaaggttaacccctacaccgtttgaatagtgcaccgggtcgtcacacaacaaacctggtaagcttttgcaagcccgtatgagtaactcaaaacaactcacaccaaattacgggataaaagcccgcacaactcacgccaacacgAGGAGGAAAatctttcgactcgagaataaggaaaacacaaaagtcacacagtggcaaaatcatataaatcgttaacctaacaattcaaatatgataaatcgatccaacctggataaaacacatcagtttggtccaacctggacaaaatacgtacccaggagtcataagtaacctacttagacCCATGAAgtaccatggcagacagactagcgcTCTAGCTGATCATACCCACTTACCCGGCCAATTGCGTGATTCCCCATTTCACGCCTTAGTCACTATCTGCGacctatcaccatctgtgacctatgatCATTCAGACTCCGTCTGGTCTCGAAATCAACCTTTGGTCGCCAtttgcgacctgtcaccatctgtgactcttggttttcaAACCCCGTCTGGTCatagaaccaaccgttggtcaccatctgcgacccatgcttttcagaccccatctggtctcaagtcaatgttaagtaagtcacacctgacctaaaacgttacaaccatctagttccggctttctccatccctgctcaccatctgtgacccttggtacaaggaccaatatctttaaaatgagtcacgcttgactccaaaatgtaacATCTAACTCAATACttctcaaacaatagaaaacatctttttccacaatattgtttctatgaaaagtctcattcaacaataatatgaacccatcatgcatattattcatcacatatcatccacaagaatatatatatttcacgtaaatatatacgtagtcattcgctcaggaatgcctactaataccaactatagtttgcagttaaataattaacgccaaaacaataatggtaattccgttcataatgaaccttgtgagattactcacctcgaaactcccgctgcgtcttcaatacaaaacaaagcagccaatcacaatagccgtccaaagaatacttcgtcaagtacctaaggaaacacaactctgattcagttaacgaatcacaaggaataacgttcgaaaccctaaatcgaaccaaaattcccaaggtgacgccaatcaaggcgaaaccacatccgagacctcccaaagtctccggaacacttccacgatcgatgtgtccaagccacaagtcgatccgatgcttaaatcctcacggatcgaaacatcgaacggtccgaaaccgtaaaatcacaacatgctcatacgatctccaaaaattacaaacaatatatcgaaatgctcgtatcgacgagtagatcgaactcaggaacagaaactatccctgaggtggccggaaaccgccggaaaacaccaccatagtggcggcaccgccgccaaaccaaactcggaatttgacaaaacttccaacaccaaagttcttcatctcaaccccaatttcaactttcataactacaacaaagtccaattataaaccaatcgatcgaattttaccttagaacaaaccggaccgattgaaaccctagaatttcaattccaaaattcgacctccacgagttgaatcgatgcaagccaccttgtgggaagcatcaacgtcctatgggcttcaaaagccctcaagaatcaccggcaaaggtggccggaatcggaggTTCACATCTGGGTCCGACGCAGCTCCGCCGCCagacttctcggccttgcaccgccctccacagctcgtttcatgctccaattcttccacagacctcaagaggggattgaggcgaagagaacccactttgaatcgcgtcctatggtggccggaggagggagaacgaagccggcgaaggGGAGAGGCGAATcgggctcggggagagagaaatagagctgggtttcccaaaatggaaacctggCCTTTTTTGCAATTTTCGGAAAAAATCCtctatatataccaaaatgaaaactttttccgacgaccataacttcttcatacgaactccgatttccgcgttccacatgtccacgaactcgtatcgacgcgctctacaactttcgtgaaggaagttttcggagaatctcaacacttcaaaagtcaacctttgcaaaccccctaaagtcatactttcctaataaaaattcgtccgaaatgcttccgctccatccacgagccacgaaaacgtccaataaccacaatttagattccggaaaatcctcggaaaataaatacgaatttccggggcatcacaaatCCACACCTCAGCATTGTTAGAGCTAGATGAGTTTGAAGAACTTGCACCAGTACAACCAGTGTGAGCAGTCATAGCAGTGAAGGAAGCTGGAGGTTCAGAGCCTTGATAGGCATAGTTGCTTCGGTGATGGCAGTTAAGTGCAACATGTCCCTTCAGTCCACAAATTTGACACACCACCACAGATAGAGAAGGATGATCAGGTGGTATATCCCCTCTATAGAAACAGTTAATAGCAGTGTGTCCCTTCTTGCTGCAAATTTGACATTCTGGAGAAGCACCAACATTTCTTTTAGCAGTACAAAAATATCTATAAGCTGCCATGAATCTATAAGCTTAAagcttgaggaagaagaagatgaactcACCGAGAGAAAAGAGAGCTTCAGACAAAAATATCTGAGAGTTTTTCCAATTAATGAAGTACAATGCAAGAGctatttatagtagtagagaaaTAAAAACGAAATAAAGAGAGCTAGCTATTACAGCCTATAAGTACACATCAGCACATCAGCAACAGGTCACCACTACATGTATTACAGCCGGACAGCATCTTATTGGCTAACTGATTCACGTTGACGTTTACGTTGACTTGCTTTGCTAACAAGAGATGACTATTATAACATTATCATCAATTATTTCACATAATTGAGCATACTATTACATTGAATAACCAAACCAATCATAAAAACAGCTGGAtcatattcatatgcaaatgaAATTCTCCAGTTTCCTTGCTTTTACCAAACAATGATATTAGCACATCTTCTTTGGAAGTAAACGTGGAATGCTAAACAAATTGTGGAACGAAGTCGATCTTGGGAGTATCAGGGAATGACGATATAGAATGTTCTTCAGGCACAAGTAGCAGTGATTGCCCTAGGTTCAACTCCAACCGCCGCCGTGTTCTTGGTGGCAATTTTATCAGTCTCTAGCTTCCCCCCAACTTTGACAAGAAAGTCATTGAAGCACTCATCCAAGGTCCTAAAAGATTCTTCAGGATATAGAGTGCCCACATCAATATCATTAGGACCTTCAATGGGGAAATTGGTTTGACAGCCTTTGATAAAGATATCATGTGTGAATGAGGCTACAATACTTTCTGGTATACGGTTCTCTGCAATTTACAAGATGAAATGTTGAGCAAATTAGTTAACAGCTTGGATTATTAGGTCAATATTGTACAAAAGTTAATACACTTGAATTATTATATATTATGCATGTACAAGAAGATAGAATGGACCTGCAGCCATTGTCAGTAGGTCGTGTTCAGTTACAGTAACTCTCGGGAGGGTCCGACCAATTTTCTTCTCCCACAGAGAAGCAAGACCGTTGATATCAGACAAATTGCTTGAGGGTCGAAAGTGAACATTTTTGTTTATGGCTCGGATGTCGTCCACCGTCTTCATGGTGAACTTTCCAATATCAGGACCGTCTACGAAGTAGGCTGCATGTGCACCACAAAAACATGTCAATAAATTACCATCTTActtcttaccaaaaaaaaaaaaaaaaaaaaaaaaatggggcaTCATTTTCACCCTAAATTCTTCAATTCATTCTCAACTTGTGAATGTGTCTGAttcagataaaaaaataaaaaaaggtgaACGTGTCTGCAAAAGAGGGGATTGTACTTGGCTGTTGAGCCAAAATGGTGGATTGTACTTGGTTTTAGATTGTGGCTAAGCTCAATCTCTTTATCACTTGGACCACAAATGAAACAAATATGCTTGTGTTTACTTTTCTTTCTTACCCCCCCCACTCACCTGTTTCATGATTGCAATTCTCAATGATTCCCGTAATATTAATTATTCTAAACAATCAACCATCACAACGCATCAACATATTGATGAGAATTTTTGTAATCTAAACATTTCTTATCTTGTCAAAgctatgaaatgaaaaaataataataataaagctgGACATCATCCCTTGGTTTGAATGTTTGATACCCAATAAAACATTTCTTTTTTACCTACACAATTCACATTATTAATCTGCAATGTCAAACGTGATTctgaattttaatttttaaaaagaAATTTATTGTTAAGAAACTAATCTCAGGTTCGGTTTTCCGAGGCTTTCACATTTATTGAGCATGTGATAATCTCAGACCGAAAAACATTATCATCATTTTTATGAGGATGACGATTTTGTAGCCCTTCTAGGCGTGTTGGCTTTGTTTAAGGAATATATCGGAAACGTAACTACAGTGTGTGTATGACATGTATCATACCTTTGACTGTACCGTCACCGTAGATCTGGAACTGATCCAACGGCGGAACAACCTCTGAAGGATGCTTGTTGTCGTAGTAAGGCCAAGAAGCAATAGAATTGCAACAAATGTAGGTGTAAGGGACTCCAGTCTTCTCAATCGCACGCCTCACCTTGCGCTTCTCCAAGTACATCGTCAGACCCGGGTCCACCGGGTCGGCCCGGTCCACATCGTGCCCGAACTCTGACGGCAGAAACCTCTGCACCAAGAAACTAACGGTGCTCAATTTTTGTTTTCCGGTAAAAGAGAAACAAACACATTGATTCGCAAAAAGCAGATTTACCTTGACCGTTCCGACTGCAGCGATGGCTTCGATCAGGGTAATCTGGTCCAAAATTGTTGCACCACCCACGGCTGATATGACTATGTCGATCTCATGCTCTCTCAGCAGCTTCTCCATCAATGGCCTATCACTCATCACTCCCTGAAAAATTTAAtcagaaagaaaagagaaaaaaaaaacgatcagATAGAAATTAGTGTACGTTGTTGGATGGTTCGAACTTGGTGACAGTTT
Coding sequences within:
- the LOC133710580 gene encoding leucoanthocyanidin reductase-like, giving the protein MTVSPSIASAAKSGRVLIIGATGFIGKFVAEASLDSGLPTYVLVRPGPSRPPNSDTIKSFKDRGAIILHGVMSDRPLMEKLLREHEIDIVISAVGGATILDQITLIEAIAAVGTVKRFLPSEFGHDVDRADPVDPGLTMYLEKRKVRRAIEKTGVPYTYICCNSIASWPYYDNKHPSEVVPPLDQFQIYGDGTVKAYFVDGPDIGKFTMKTVDDIRAINKNVHFRPSSNLSDINGLASLWEKKIGRTLPRVTVTEHDLLTMAAENRIPESIVASFTHDIFIKGCQTNFPIEGPNDIDVGTLYPEESFRTLDECFNDFLVKVGGKLETDKIATKNTAAVGVEPRAITATCA